TCGGGGCTACCAATCCGGAGTCTGGTGCGACAGTTAACCAGTCGCCCAGTCGGCCCTCCCGGCGTCGAGGTATCAGCGTTGCGCGAGGAACTCTTCTACGGTCAAGCCGGCTTTCGCGATCAAGCTGCGCAGCGTTCCGCGTGCAACCTGCCGATGGTTCGGTATCGACAGCGTGGCAATGTGACCCGGCTTGGTCATGATGATGTGGCTACCGCGTTGTCGTGCCACCTGCCAACCGAGCGATCGAA
This Spirochaetaceae bacterium DNA region includes the following protein-coding sequences:
- a CDS encoding type II toxin-antitoxin system HicA family toxin; amino-acid sequence: MATVPLLTPREVVRTFRSLGWQVARQRGSHIIMTKPGHIATLSIPNHRQVARGTLRSLIAKAGLTVEEFLAQR